One genomic window of Macrobrachium rosenbergii isolate ZJJX-2024 chromosome 51, ASM4041242v1, whole genome shotgun sequence includes the following:
- the LOC136832942 gene encoding uncharacterized protein: protein MDFEMDNCVHDQELRSVSLLRNLQDINNAKDDDAFMDYGAPETTDPLPPLIRRNSSKRNMNAGSENKENKLSRYPTLLKSKSVPRTNSALGKNSNLFGSFRSADGPLGVVEIGRSSSLKNYDYFPNTDSIQDEDKDVVCLGDHISKVSLQVSTEEFSRSTGCVALRAACRNDSVAEGTCGESPRHENKEESQEGNLGNLESRSDEHEENEDSREMTSVQHESLDNTESSHGVNRETEQLNEEGNQFQVGGLLTSANEPITNCKENEEVLCSLLSVSSSETAVVCSGGNHQSVDSVNDEEVYQAYQMNAELRPILSDISSTQSVQHFLSLLLLLKTSYHTAFNAVLPSILHSCHVRPLA, encoded by the exons ATGGATTTTGAGATGGACAATTGCGTCCACG ATCAGGAGCTCCGTAGCGTTTCGTTGTTAAGAAACCTACAG GATATCAACAACGCGAAAGACGACGACGCTTTCATGGACTACGGCGCCCCGGAAACTACCGATCCTCTTCCTCCCCTCATCAGAAGGAACTCTAGCAAGAGGAACATGAACGCAGgatcagaaaataaagaaaacaagctcTCCAGATATCCTACCTTGCTGAAATCCAAGAGCGTCCCACGGACGAACAGTGCCCTTGGGAAAAACAGCAATTTGTTTGGCTCCTTCAGATCAGCTGATGGGCCGTTGGGTGTGGTCGAGATTGGTCGTAGTTCCTCTCTCAAAAATTACGATTATTTTCCAAACACTGACAGCATTCAAGATGAGGATAAGGATGTTGTTTGTCTGGGAGATCATATCAGTAAAGTGTCTCTGCAGGTTTCCACGGAGGAATTTTCAAGGTCAACAGGATGCGTCGCTTTACGTGCTGCTTGTCGTAATGACTCTGTAGCAGAGGGTACCTGTGGAGAATCGCCACGTCATGAAAACAAGGAAGAATCACAAGAGGGGAATTTAGGAAATTTAGAATCACGCAGTGATGAAcacgaagaaaatgaagattcaCGTGAAATGACCAGTGTTCAGCATGAATCTCTTGACAATACTGAATCAAGTCATGGTGTAAATCGGGAAACAGAACAGTTGAATGAAGAAGGAAATCAGTTTCAAGTGGGTGGCCTTCTAACTAGTGCTAATGAACCCATAacaaattgtaaagaaaatgaggaagtgCTGTGTTCTTTACTTAGTGTATCTTCTTCAGAAACTGCTGTTGTATGCAGCGGTGGAAATCATCAGTCAGTTGATTCAGTAAATGATGAGGAAGTTTATCAAGCTTATCAAATGAACGCAGAATTAAGACCTATCCTTTCCGATATCTCTTCCACGCAATCCGTCCAGCACTTTCTATCACTTCTTCTCCTCCTTAAGACTTCATATCATACAGCTTTCAATGCTGTGTTGCCCTCCATCCTTCATTCATGCCATGTAagacctttggcctaa
- the LOC136832943 gene encoding uncharacterized protein, translating into MKWSGCPSKQNAADTMNRNIPRGSALHLRQESLSHSTSGTPRVFAPPSPSSGMPDSQSLPVPLESPEQCQALSISDVEPPIALTSVPGPDSVPMPAPNCVMDPPTGDPPNLTELIIANCEPPAPADSSSQSPSSVEDEPLADLNTTPSLVDQELSSWDAEAFPTLTTVVAAAKVGSISPAPGATSESAPDSTSGLSPESVPSSPSRNGVARPWWNLKKKKGRKRSN; encoded by the coding sequence ATGAAGTGGTCagggtgccctagcaagcaaaatgcagcaGACACCATGAACAGAAATattccaagaggctctgcccttcacctgagacaggaatctctgtctcactCTACCTCAGGCACACCGAGGGTTTTTGCACCCCCTAGTCCCTCGTCTGGCATGCCTGACTcccaatctctgccagtgccacttgagagccctgagcagtgccaagctctgtctatCTCGGACGTTGAGCCTCCAATAGccttaacctctgtgcctggccccgACTCAGTGCCAATGCCTGCTCCAAATTGTGTcatggatcctcctacgggagatcctccaaacctcacggAGCTGATCATTGCAAATTGTGAGCCTCCGGCCCCAGCTGAttcttcttcacaatcaccttCATCTGtcgaggatgaacctctggcagaccttaacactacaccttctctggtcgaccaggaactgtccagctGGGATGCAGAAGCGTTTCCTACCCTTAcgacagttgtcgcagcagccaaagtagggagCATCTCTCCAGCTCCTGGGGCTACCTCTGAATCTGCTCCTGacagcacttctggcctttccccagagtcggtgccctcatcaccttcTAGGAATGGTGTAGCCAGGCCTTggtggaacctgaagaagaagaaggggcggaagagatccaattaa